The stretch of DNA AGACCCGTCGCACCTCGGGGTCGCGTCGCACCTCGGCGGGCACGCCGTCGGCGATCACCCGCCCCTGGTGGAGCACGGTGATGCGGTGGGCGATGGAGAAGACCACCTCCATGTCGTGCTCGGTGAAGAGCAGGGTCAGCCCCCGATCCGCCGCGATCCGCTCGATGAGCCGGATGGAGTCGCGGGTCTCGGTGGCCGACATGCCCGCGGTGGGCTCGTCGAGGAGGAGGATCTCGGGTTCGAGCGCCAGCGCGATACCCAGCTCGAGCTGCTTCTGGTTGCCGTGCGAGAGGAATCCCGACGTCTCGCCCGCCTTCTCGAGCAGACCCACCGCTCCGAGCAAGCTCTCGGTCTCGTCGCGGTAGAGGCGCTCGACCGGAGTGAACAGGTTGAAGCCGCGGCCGCGGTGCGAGACGAAGGCGGCCTGGATGTTCTCGTACACGGTGAGTCGCGGGAAGATGTTGGTGCGCTGGAACGACCGGCCCATCCCGAGGCGGCAGAGATCGTGCGGGGCGATGCCGGTGACGTCCCGCTCCTTGAACACCACGCGCCCGCCGTCCGGCCGCAGGTGGCCGGTGATCAGGTTGAAGAGCGTGGTCTTGCCCGCCCCGTTGGGCCCGATGATCGCGCTGATCGAGCCCTGCGGCACCGTGAACGAGACGCCGCCCACCGCCGCGAAGCCGTCGAAGCTCTTGCTGATCTTGCTGACCTCAAGCACCGGCGGGCCTCCGCTGCAGGCGCCGCCAGAGCGCGATGACCGCGCCGGCGAGCCCGCCCGGGAACACGAAGAGCAGGATCACCAGGATGCTGCCCAGGATGAGCGGCCAGTACTGGGTATAGGACACGATCTGCTGGTTGAGCCAGATCAAGGCCAGGGCGCCGACCGCGGGCCCCCAGAACGTGCCCATGCCGCCCAGCAGCGTCATGATCAGCACCTCGGACGACTTCGTCCAGTACGCGAAGTCGGGGA from Candidatus Methylomirabilota bacterium encodes:
- a CDS encoding ABC transporter ATP-binding protein produces the protein MLEVSKISKSFDGFAAVGGVSFTVPQGSISAIIGPNGAGKTTLFNLITGHLRPDGGRVVFKERDVTGIAPHDLCRLGMGRSFQRTNIFPRLTVYENIQAAFVSHRGRGFNLFTPVERLYRDETESLLGAVGLLEKAGETSGFLSHGNQKQLELGIALALEPEILLLDEPTAGMSATETRDSIRLIERIAADRGLTLLFTEHDMEVVFSIAHRITVLHQGRVIADGVPAEVRRDPEVRRVYLGEGH